One genomic window of Acidobacteriota bacterium includes the following:
- a CDS encoding TrbC/VirB2 family protein, with amino-acid sequence MRKRAWVWSGMVAGLVAWTGDAVFAQGVSPWVTAVNNLQTAFTGPIARGLALVAIVVGGLMFAFQEGGSKQALAGIIFGLGMALGAANFIAWMF; translated from the coding sequence ATGCGGAAGCGAGCGTGGGTGTGGAGCGGCATGGTGGCCGGGTTGGTCGCCTGGACCGGAGACGCGGTGTTCGCGCAGGGCGTCTCGCCCTGGGTGACCGCGGTCAACAACCTCCAGACGGCGTTCACCGGGCCGATCGCGCGCGGTCTGGCGCTGGTGGCGATCGTCGTCGGCGGGTTGATGTTTGCGTTTCAGGAAGGCGGCAGCAAGCAGGCGCTGGCCGGGATCATCTTCGGCCTCGGCATGGCGCTGGGCGCGGCCAACTTCATCGCCTGGATGTTCTGA